The window TTTAAAGgctaaacattaaaatttacaaagccaaataaaataattattagtagaTTTGTATCCCAAGACTAAGCACTAATTACGTTCActtaatcaaattatacttggtacatttgtttttaatttatcttgtagAGGGACACAGGAAAAGCATAATTGGTTATCTTTGTCACCGCATCTTATGGGGCagcaatatttcataaattaaacaaacaattttttaattaaaaatatagtcatgaCGTTATTCTTTTAATCAGTGTTGGAAGCGAGGCGACGATGTCTTCGTCTGTGAAAGCATTATGATTTCGTGaaaacatttcataaataataaccaattttgtttcaaagctgtgaatatttgaataatgaaaccatcttatatattaataacgtaaaacaatttttgtcttAGTGATTATGGGACTTTAGCTGCACGTAGAATATCGGTCgtggtcttattttgaagagcttTGGCCTTAAACAGTTAATGCAATTTGGTAATTTTACGATTCAACGAAGTATTAAACTTAGAGAGCAGAATTAAGTTACTGTCCGGAAAGAGGGCGGCGCTATGGCagcctataaaataaaaaaaaataaaaaaatctggcATAGGTTTAAATTTGTCTTCtcttcttttgaataaacgcgaagtatAGCGTAGTATCCactactactatatatatatacttaagtCTACGTCATCGTAATAAATAGGgaagtacttaattattattattttttaatataccagTATGTAAccttaatcaattaaaaattgatttaaggaattaataaaaatatttccgatTTCAAAACTGATTATCCCTAGTAATAAAAAGAATCACACAGTctcaaataacatataaaaaatatttgactgtTGTTCGACAACATACAAATTGTTCATGACgttatttgaaacatattaattattagctTGCAGCGAGGCTGCGGTATGTCACTATAGTCTGTGAGGATGGATTGATGGATCTTTCATACTCTCTCACGCAAAAACTACTAAAAGGATTTGGATGAAAATTTGAATAGAGATAGCTTATATCGTGACTTAACGTGTTTGCTACGTAAAAATTTTACTCTACTCATATCCGCGTGAAGCCGCAAGCGGAAGCTAGTCGTTAACATGTTAGCAGGTTGGGCATTGAAATTTTTAGgtactttttttcaatttcaacgACTCGcacttattttaatgtttttttgattAAACAGTTGTTGTTCATCGAATACGAGGGCACTAAATAATTGCGATGATAATGTTTAATGGACTTTTGCTCTCAGGGATAACGATAGTCTGAAATTGAAATTTCACTCTTAATAGCTGTCCTATCTTATTCGAATTGCCATCAAGGTCGTAATAAAGTAATTCACTAAAATTTCCACCTtcgtaattaaatacataaagtaaTGTATTGCCAATAAAATTTAAGCAGCTGCCTGTTAACAAtagactatatttataattttttcttcgTAAAATTATTCACGAACACTTTACGAAAGCTGAATAAATGAGATTAACCCGTTAATAAAACTGATGCTTTTCAATTTACAGCGGttacattgttatttaaataaaaatactattacattagtgtacaataaaataaaaaaaaacaaagaattgAATTATctatcgatataaataattatctctCAAATTGCTAACAATCTCCGGCTCCCAGCGGTCGCCATTGCTTAACAGCTTCTCTTTATTATACAGTAATTCTTCATGCGTTTCGGTTGAATATTCAAAATTGGGTCCCTCGACTATTGCATCGACTGGACAAGCTTCTTGGCAGTATccacaaaatatacatttagtaaGATCTATATCGTATCTGACCGCGCGTCGGGAACCATCGGGACGCTCTTCCGCCTCTATTGTTATTGCCTGGGCCGGACAGAACGCTTCGCACAATTTGCAAGCGATACATCTCTCCTCTCCCGTAGGATATCTCCTAAGTGCGTGCTCGCCGCGGAACCGAGGTGACAGCGGTCCCTTTTCAAATGGATAGTTAATCGTTGCCGGTTCTTTGAATATATGTCCGAGCGTCACGGCGAAACCTATCAAACATAacgtaataaatgtatattttaaatgaaaactcaGATTGATATTGTACTTTGTTcatataatacacaaaaaaagaaaattaatgagcttatattcattgtatatattttgacgTTAGTTATGAATTacatttatcttaataattataatctgttatctctaaagtcataaatataatGTGATATCGACATAAattcatgttaaataatattaaatgcaataacCATAGTATCATATTATATGATAAGCTGTAAAATCAACAATGCATACGGCGATTTGGAATCGCCATTCAAGCTTATCAACAGAGCGATCGAACGATGCAAGGCAAAATGGATTCTGATGATCGAAAACAAAACGgccatttataaaaacgattaaaaagtACTTAggctgtttttaaaaatatttttaatgacgtgCTAAATActcgtataattttattattcggattgaattaaaaataataatcattattgtctatatttttaaagttcatacaatttatttcataacatacattacatgataattacttaaacataaattatattgcgaggcttttataagcacttcgAATTAAATTACAATGCAACGCTATTTGTTCATAATAGAAAGATTGCGCACACTGCGACAACACTGTTTCTCATTacgcctgtaattacactggctcacccgtCATCATCAGTGGATAGtggaatattaaaacataactagaatatttaaaaatataacattacctacaaaattaattaaaatatatttagtacaaaATACCTCTAACAATTTCCGTCCAAAAAAGAGTCTGTGCAGTTCTATCAACGAAGTCCCGTAACGCTGTGCTCGGTGGCTTATCATTCACGTATATAAAGTTTACGTCGTACTTTGTCCTTGGGTAGCAGTAGTAAGTTGGCAACTGGGAGCAGGTTGGACATGCGGAAGGTGGGCATACTTGGCGGCACGGGGGAGACTCTTGACATGGATCACAATATCGTCGAATAAAAAAACCAGTATTGTTTAAGCTTTTAGCTATGCGCATAAACTTAAGCATTAGTGTAACTAAATCGAGCTTGGAGTTTTATTCTTGTAATACACGCTTTATTTCTAAaattcttgtattatttttaaatttgattgatcgtatgaataattttttaaataattaagaatgaaCAATACAAATGACAcatcgtaatattttttaaattatgtcatTACACAAAGAAGGTCtgaatgattatattaaaacatttttatgtcaCTATTAAAATACGTCATTACAACAATGGAATTTGAAAGAACGACCACCTTAacttgacattttaaaattcgaacataGATAGCAATAATCAAATTGTTCGACAATCGTCAGACTTTTTACATCAAATGAACTATAGGGACTTGAAAAAAATCGATCCGTTTTCCGTTAGTTCTATTTCAATTTCCTTTCCATCGCAGACCTTTGCAAGTATCGCACTAAAATAGCGGTCACTTAAAGTAAGTTAAGTGAAGCAAATAGCGATTGTTAAATTTTGCGGTCACAGTCTGCTTGGACACTTTTATCGTCCCCAATTTTTATGAAAGCCTTATATAACAGAGATGACAAACGATTTCAGATCAACATAGCATGTATATGTTATACCTATAGGGATATTGTATCAACTTTTGAATCGATAACTTctaagttatttattgttattattactctGACTATTAACTATcgtatagtattataaattcaCTAGTGTCTTAAGACTGTTATTTACGTAGCCAAAGTTTCATTGAAATCGaaatctacttttatttattcacagGTTATATAtcgataatttattatatggaaTAATTAAAGATCACCAAAATCAATACAAACTATTGAAGAAAAATCTTTCGTAAGATTAATATCattgcatataaatatttattaatcgaaaacatacaaaaaacagCAAAAAACCCAAATTGTATATATCTGAGATCAAGTCGGAATTCCAGTAAAGTAACAACATTCAGCTCTGAATTAACACTTTAGTTTACCCAAACTATTACCAAGTATGCGACTCAGCCGTCTTCAACAAAGGAGTGTGACAGATTAAACAATGTCAAGTCTCCTCTACTCGCCCAAATAGAGTAATCTACATACATTCGGAGCAGTGAGTGCATAACACTGCCGTTAGCATTACATTCTACATTATACAGTCAGACTCGTACGACACGactaaatatattcaacaatattattctataataaacgttctataattaaatttagatattttgCTTATGTGTttgtaaatgtgtgtgtgtatgttgttttccatttcatttaatattgggaatgtttaatttaacatcATTTCGATTATACACTTTTGTGTACTTTTTctataaactttataatatatagtcaaTGTCGCACATACCACATCCCCATATTTCACACTCATGTTCTCTGTGAGTTTCGAATTTCGTCTAAGAAAATTGTTCTACAGGAtctaattgtaaattttataaatgctgtagttaatttatttataagattatctAACAAAACttcttagaataaaatattttattatatgtctatacatattttactgaaaatactaaaattaaataaaaatcactcCTCGTAcctaaatatttgattaatataaatccAACAAAAGTATTCGTTATCTACACCCATAATTGTTAccatttttaagaaaattacgTTGCACAAGTTTTTATAACTGCAACGAtactccaatatttattatattacattatggTTAGCGATGAATGACAATTGAATTTCGACAAACGAACTATTTAAGTGTTCATAATTAAGAGTTTGTTCGTTGACTTTTATAAACTTACTCTTAAACATAACCTTATGCGcaaacattaaaatcaaaatacccAATACGTATCTGCTTCACGCTCGTAGCTCGTAGCTCGTAGCTAAGTATGTATAAGTCAATCGTAACTACATTTATGTTATGTAAACCACTAAAGTTCATTTCCATTTATTTCCTACTTCCTTTTTGCAGAATATCCGTGCGCTACGCAAAACTTgtgcaaaaattaaatatctatttgtaatttatatgtcTTGTACCAATATATTCTCGTAAGGTACAACTTACTTTAATAGTACATaagttatttgtttcttttttattcatacATGTCCAATTGAAAGAAAacgttattattatgaattttaaacttCCTAATTGTGCTATATCCATTATTTAGAGATCGAATTTGTACTCATTGGAAAGTTGAGTGGAAAAAAACGAAGTTAATATCAGACCATCAACGCTGCTACAGAGACGCTGACTGGTAACTCAGACAAGTTAAATTTTTGCAATGATTCTAAAATAGCTCAGACGATTGGGAATAAAACCTTTCTTATATTCCAATTATCCGGTCCTTTGCAATCGTCCTAGGGTTTCCACAATGGTCCGTCCGATTGGTCAGATTATTCTTCGACGTAGATACCTTATATAAATGAACGTATATCAGTTGCCAACTTCTATCGGAAATTAATGCTCACGCTGTAAGGTCTATGAGAAATATGCGTCTCTATCTTTtcgaaaaaattacaaaactagCGAGGAAACATAGAAACTAGTTAATCGAGAATTGTTATTTTCGATAAACGTGATGACCGCTTATAAAAATAGTACTTTCATCTGTCAAAGTTAGCGAAAAGCATCTTGCAACAAATCTTGATGAAAGACAAAACTTTAAAACTGATTATAATGTTCGGATAtctaagaataaaaaaacaggtgatttttttctttacatttctttcactttaaataattttcattctaCACGTATTTCATCGTCATCTACATTCACAAATTTaagatattgtatttatatttatagtaattcttttgtttttgttttaacagGAAGGCAGATATATAGGTCACTCAGCGGTAAGAACACAATGACATTGTAATTACGGGCTTT is drawn from Vanessa cardui chromosome Z, ilVanCard2.1, whole genome shotgun sequence and contains these coding sequences:
- the LOC124543303 gene encoding NADH-ubiquinone oxidoreductase subunit 8-like, with translation MLKFMRIAKSLNNTGFFIRRYCDPCQESPPCRQVCPPSACPTCSQLPTYYCYPRTKYDVNFIYVNDKPPSTALRDFVDRTAQTLFWTEIVRGFAVTLGHIFKEPATINYPFEKGPLSPRFRGEHALRRYPTGEERCIACKLCEAFCPAQAITIEAEERPDGSRRAVRYDIDLTKCIFCGYCQEACPVDAIVEGPNFEYSTETHEELLYNKEKLLSNGDRWEPEIVSNLRDNYLYR